One region of Wyeomyia smithii strain HCP4-BCI-WySm-NY-G18 chromosome 3, ASM2978416v1, whole genome shotgun sequence genomic DNA includes:
- the LOC129727111 gene encoding GTPase-activating protein CdGAPr isoform X2 → MMSNTSKHYQFGGGATAATQPEAASIGATGGGIIIRMSEKQRTVSDSESEINYDMFNSSVTNSEYGGSVMNTSQISNASSDSTHIKSANLTRSQNLGGSCRFPKLEECAHFHYERVQLGKLTVRLVADEKNDSQLGPQSGQSSLLASTDLSSSQMAVKNSWFIIRITAGRSDSFMIKRSFENMRFLDEMLHRCVYDRRVSELENLKEMDVSDKSDEELETLVGAYLTRLSVIASDAMTCGPVLTWLQIDNKGRRLPVADEQTMKCINTPAVGAAYGVRRYVAQACDEISIEVGDMISVIDMPSPAESIWWRGKKSHLQKNQYEVGFFPQSCVATIGDKVPRHMPFPAPLVGSLAVSPTKPVLRKHGKLIAFFRSFILSRPSRRRLKQSGIYKERVFSCDLGEHLLNSGQDIPMVLKCCAEFIEEYGIVDGIYRLSGITSNIQKLRRAFDEERIPDLTHPEIKQDIHAVSSLLKMYFRELPNPLCTYQLYDHFVDAIQTRPDAPTDLKLRLIRQTVQKLPPPHYRTLKYLATHLYKISRHSTSTGMTERNIAIVWAPNLLRSPALESGGVAALRGVGVQAVVTEYLISNCEQIFDDNADDFGSHYVESQPNSLSDSNSIQNHGGVDQDLSLSMERPKSLSVGGAKLLSLEEARIRKNCMENSEKSIPINITNPSTHIGSYIEVGGGPSSLPDKYHTVLPVPSWNKRKSHSSWKSIFTRQPRQSNSNQDIKEYSNASTPTSKDPPVIITNGRTPDQERMKPDQNGCIKESNSGLLQDKMTKSVDLFDGKSLTIESCARSSSVDSLRTTGHSRSVSHDSYFDLLQSPLRGGAVTCPSRELSELGLNFDREEPEMRIFSESESLVSSPKVAKESVRRTLRARPEEYTSGGNSVNPSPKKQPRLNIQSPTEANKQQQQWMVATANTGSLNADESLCKRYKLEDQLSDIQYIDCNTPEHNVSSAGSSLNNNTIFTSAQVHRSPLQEDSDGENEPAGMRNSYPGPQYSYVKYDSPIKETRFSYPGSSAKNRGTSRDAKEQAMNVDEQQQQQQQQQSVQKNGSSLYESFILCSQAAKPPQYPGRYSYYQASGGASVDNGGIGSSSGEPRACDDLQVVPRSCSENVLRKSDTQKSKLSIMTPQSPVQSPCYSLLLGSTSSDNSSNLNTPTYELDISRVLGQQQLLSQSSDKTKDETETRDIKALKRELSLDLSEAGIKLSSGKHLATKKTSSPNTPSNFASDNTNTNTTTTTSQSMTPSEFCYQNLNPDLSPGELVTFAPKVAANKPGTPIKATINITYNVRSPIRKEQEDSIFRSPAYSAGSVTPTSPKIITQPKVIEDLPDEDEYQRERRSIYENVLVTPLDSPSQPGKEAAAAKRLLETNFDETMVYEQVKFYKNAVSEVNHLLGEEEDDRHAKEVCDVETSSRLVDLSINEEEVKVPEQDEFEEKSKVKLKIKEDEDEEEEDDDDENTDGINNNKQDAHSRLGTDSSHSEVKEKIDFILTSKSEEESDDVPMSDVNDDSLEFDNTDVSLYENVELRKKPFAPVYENMRPGPINSICSTLKSTTDDEFSSLCADRSDMDNEMEYRIEIPPKIELKPSTNNVSVKQLATKFETSPVDSNPPFDFQQQSRLNNNRGSAGPVVTIRNKSAKDYQNLTNITRSLDENAFIREFGSARKLESFNKSIQQIPEIDIILNENNPNRRKSLDFTRPKSLNPPKKLPSLVGEGIENVNDNGAGATPPHDCCRQQQQQKCSPPPNLKLDLSTKIEDTKEARLYNVRITPTTENRISLVQYNYDNRLNRRDSQPLLQQDEDRNSITSISSLKMLGSCKLDRSRIEKIKEERRHQLSEKYRSESFKGERISGDYGRLKSKSKSELREFNGDGDAAVDTGKKYDSLRFRSKSRVELSDQRQFNSGGGGGGRGGVGLGAAVSLNTVAPSGGGRTRRISDEKNQNDCIVASCSPPRIVANIPQDASISQVCDSKFEFKTRQKFDKRNSTNSGDYPVSLSAGRERDSFNGGTPKSFARSGSGTQRDRFSPQISIKDVAAMFESRSQNQS, encoded by the exons CGGACTCTTTTATGATCAAGCGTTCCTTCGAGAATATGCGGTTCCTGGACGAGATGCTGCATCGATGTGTGTATGACCGCAGGGTTAGTGAGCTGGAGAATCTAAAGGAGATGGATGTTTCGGATAAGTCAGATGAGGAGCTGGAGACGCTGGTGGGAGCGTATCTCACTCGGTTGTCGGTTATCGCTTCGGATGCTATGACCTGTGGGCCTGTACTAACTTGGTTGCAGATCGATAACAAAGGACGCCGACTTCCGGTGGCGGACGAGCAAACAATGAAGTGCATCAATACACCAGCGGTAGGAGCTGCTTACGGGGTGAGGAGATACGTGGCACAAGCGTGCGATGAGATTTCTATCGAGGTTGGGGACATGATTTCGGTCATTGATATGCCCAGTCCTGCCGAATCAATCTGGTGGCGTGGAAAGAAAAGCCACTTGCAAAAGAACCAATATGAAGTTGGGTTTTTCCCTCAGAGCTGCGTGGCCACAATCGGCGATAAGGTTCCTCGCCACATGCCCTTCCCTGCTCCACTGGTTGGCTCCCTGGCTGTGTCACCAACAAAACCAGTGCTCAGGAAACATGGTAAATTGATAGCCTTCTTCCGAAGTTTCATACTATCCAGACCTTCCAGACGTCGGCTTAAACAAAGCGGAATTTACAAAGAGCGGGTGTTTTCGTGTGACTTGGGCGAACACTTGCTCAACAGCGGTCAAGACATTCCAATGGTTCTGAAATGTTGTGCGGAGTTCATCGAAGAGTACGGAATAGTGGATGGAATCTATCGTCTGTCGGGGATCACCTCCAACATACAGAAGCTCAGACGTGCTTTCGATGAGGAACGAATTCCGGATTTAACACACCCGGAAATCAAGCAAGACATTCACGCCGTGAGTTCCTTACTGAAGATGTACTTCCGCGAACTCCCAAATCCCCTGTGCACATACCAGCTGTACGACCACTTTGTAGACGCTATTCAAACACGACCAGACGCTCCTACTGATCTCAAACTGCGATTGATCCGACAAACCGTTCAAAAACTACCGCCTCCGCATTATCGAACGCTAAAGTATCTGGCAACGCATTTGTACAAAATTTCGCGTCATTCAACAAGCACTGGAATGACAGAACGTAACATTGCTATCGTTTGGGCACCGAATCTGCTCCGTTCGCCGGCTTTGGAATCCGGTGGGGTAGCTGCGCTTCGTGGTGTCGGTGTGCAGGCTGTTGTCACCGAGTATTTGATCAGCAACTGCGAACAGATCTTCGATGATAATGCGGATGATTTCGGCAGCCATTACGTGGAATCGCAACCGAATTCTCTCAGCGATTCCAATAGCATTCAAAATCACGGTGGAGTGGATCAGGACCTGTCGCTTTCGATGGAAAGACCAAAGAGCCTGAGCGTAGGTGGAGCCAAATTGTTGAGTCTTGAAGAAGCTCGGATTCGGAAGAACTGCATGGAAAATAGCGAAAAATCGATACCCATCAATATCACAAACCCCTCAACGCACATTGGATCCTACATCGAAGTCGGTGGGGGTCCATCCAGTTTACCGGATAAGTACCACACAGTGCTGCCAGTGCCAAG CTGGAATAAACGAAAATCACATTCGTCTTGGAAGTCAATATTCACCAGACAACCGCGGCAGTCGAACAGCAACCAAGACATTAAGGAGTACAGCAACGCTTCAACGCCCACGTCAAAGGACCCACCCGTAATCATCACCAATGGACGAACGCCGGACCAGGAACGCATGAAACCAGATCAGAATGGCTGCATCAAGGAGAGCAACAGCGGGCTACTGCAGGATAAGATGACTAAAA GCGTAGACCTCTTCGACGGCAAATCACTCACAATCGAGTCCTGCGCACGGTCAAGTTCGGTGGACAGTTTGCGAACCACTGGCCACAGCCGTTCAGTTTCGCACGATTCATACTTTGATTTGCTGCAGTCACCGTTGCGCGGCGGAGCCGTTACCTGCCCCAGCCGCGAACTGTCGGAGCTTGGACTGAATTTCGATCGCGAAGAACCAGAAATGCGCATCTTTTCCGAGAGCGAGAGTTTGGTCAGCAGCCCCAAGGTGGCAAAGGAG TCCGTACGAAGAACACTGAGAGCGCGACCAGAAGAATATACCAGTGGTGGAAACAGTGTAAATCCCAGCCCGAAAAAACAGCCGCGATTAAATATTCAGAGCCCAACGGAAGCCAACAAGCAGCAGCAACAGTGGATGGTTGCTACAGCAAACACCGGATCGCTGAATGCAGACGAAAGTCTCTGCAAACGGTACAAGCTGGAAGATCAGCTCAGCGATATCCAGTACATTGACTGCAACACCCCGGAGCACAACGTTTCCAGTGCGGGATCTTCATTGAACAATAATACGATTTTTACCAGTGCACAGGTGCACCGGTCACCGTTGCAGGAGGATTCGGATGGCGAGAATGAACCAGCTGGTATGAGAAATTCCTATCCAGGACCTCAGTATAGCTACGTGAAGTACGACTCTCCAATCAAGGAAACCCGGTTCAGCTATCCGGGATCTAGTGCCAAAAACAGGGGAACTTCACGAGATGCTAAGGAGCAGGCGATGAATGTAGAtgagcaacaacaacagcagcagcagcagcaatcgGTACAAAAGAACGGATCATCGCTTTACGAGAG TTTTATTCTGTGCAGCCAGGCCGCCAAGCCGCCTCAATATCCGGGTCGTTACAGCTACTATCAGGCCAGTGGGGGTGCCAGCGTCGACAACGGTGGGATCGGTTCGAGCTCCGGTGAGCCTAGGGCTTGTGATGATTTGCAGGTAGTTCCCCGCAGTTGCTCCGAAAATGTGCTCCGGAAAAGCGACACACAAAAGAGCAAACTGAGTATTATGACGCCCCAGTCGCCGGTTCAGAGTCCGTGTTACTCGCTGCTGCTCGGATCGACGAGCTCCGATAACAGTAGCAATTTGAATACACCAACATACGAATTGGATATTTCGCGAGTTTTAGGCCAGCAGCAGCTGCTATCACAGTCATCAGATAAAACCAAAGACGAAACCGAAACGAGAGACATTAAAGCACTAAAGCGAGAGCTTTCACTTGATCTGAGCGAAGCTGGCATCAAACTGAGCAGTGGAAAACATTTGGCGACGAAGAAGACATCCTCCCCCAATACCCCATCGAATTTCGCCTCAGATAACACAAACACCAACACAACGACGACTACCAGTCAGTCGATGACACCAAGCGAATTCTGCTACCAAAATCTTAACCCAGATCTTTCCCCCGGAGAGCTGGTTACATTCGCCCCAAAGGTGGCGGCAAACAAACCGGGAACACCGATCAAAGCTACAATCAACATAACCTACAATGTACGCTCTCCCATCCGGAAAGAACAAGAAGACAGTATATTTCGTTCACCGGCTTATTCTGCTGGTTCCGTCACTCCCACTTCGCCAAAAATCATAACGCAACCGAAAGTCATCGAGGATTTACCCGATGAAGACGAATACCAACGTGAGCGGCGGAGTATCTATGaaaatgtgttggtaactccgCTGGATTCGCCCTCACAGCCGGGAAAGGAAGCGGCTGCTGCCAAACGGTTGCTGGAGACCAATTTCGATGAAACGATGGTTTACGAACAAGTTAAATTCTATAAAAACGCGGTGTCCGAGGTAAACCATTTACTGGGCGAAGAGGAGGATGATCGTCATGCGAAAGAAGTGTGTGACGTTGAGACGTCTTCCAGACTGGTGGATTTGTCCATCAACGAGGAAGAGGTTAAAGTACCTGAACAAGACGAGTTTGAAGAAAAGTCAAAAGTTAAGCTAAAAATCAAAGAAGACGAGGACGAAGAGGAGGAAGACGACGACGATGAGAACACTGACGGTATTAACAATAACAAGCAAGACGCTCATTCGAGACTCGGGACGGACTCGTCCCATTCGGAGGTGAAGGAAAAAATAGATTTCATTCTGACGAGCAAGAGTGAGGAGGAAAGTGACGATGTTCCGATGTCAGATGTGAACGACGATAGTCTTGAGTTTGATAACACAGACGTCTCCCTGTATGAGAATGTAGAGCTGCGGAAAAAACCTTTCGCGCCCGTTTATGAAAACATGCGACCAGGACCGATCAATTCGATCTGTTCTACACTTAAGTCAACAACTGACGACGAATTCTCCTCACTCTGTGCCGATCGCAGTGATATGGACAACGAAATGGAGTACAGAATAGAAATACCCCCCAAAATCGAGCTGAAACCGTCGACCAACAACGTAAGCGTGAAGCAGTTAGCAACAAAGTTCGAAACTAGTCCGGTGGACTCAAATCCACCATTTGATTTTCAGCAGCAGTCCCGTCTGAACAACAATCGGGGAAGCGCAGGCCCTGTAGTAACGATCCGAAACAAATCCGCTAAAGACTATCAGAACCTTACAAACATAACCCGTAGCCTGGACGAAAACGCGTTCATTCGCGAATTCGGAAGCGCTCGAAAGCTGGAAAGCTTCAACAAAAGCATCCAGCAGATTCCCGAAATCGATATCATCCTGAACGAGAACAACCCGAACCGCCGCAAGTCGCTAGACTTTACCAGACCAAAGAGCCTCAATCCACCGAAAAAGCTACCTTCGTTGGTTGGCGAGGGGATCGAAAACGTGAACGACAATGGCGCTGGAGCTACTCCTCCTCACGACTGTTgccggcagcagcagcagcagaaatgCTCTCCACCGCCTAACCTGAAGCTAGATCTCTCGACCAAGATAGAGGACACCAAAGAAGCCAGACTGTACAATGTGCGTATCACACCGACCACCGAGAACCGGATTTCACTGGTTCAGTACAACTACGATAACCGACTCAATCGACGAGATTCCCAACCGCTACTGCAGCAGGATGAAGACCGCAACAGCATAACAAGTATCTCCAGCCTAAAAATGCTCGGTAGTTGTAAGCTGGACCGCAGCCGAATCGAAAAAATTAAGGAAGAACGTCGTCATCAACTGAGCGAGAAGTATCGGTCCGAATCCTTTAAAGGGGAGCGTATTTCCGGCGATTACGGTCGGTtaaaatctaaatctaaatcaGAGTTGCGAGAGTTCAACGGGGACGGTGATGCAGCAGTTGATACCGGTAAAAAGTACGACTCGTTACGCTTCCGCTCGAAGTCCCGTGTCGAGTTGTCTGATCAACGGCAGTTTAATAgcggcggtggtggtggtggtcgTGGAGGCGTTGGTCTAGGTGCTGCAGTTTCGCTCAATACAGTCGCCCCCAGCGGTGGAGGTCGAACGCGACGGATAAGCGATGAGAAAAATCAAAACGATTGCATCGTAGCTTCCTGCAGTCCGCCGCGAATCGTGGCAAACATTCCACAGGATGCCAGCATTTCGCAGGTGTGTGATAGCAAGTTCGAATTCAAGACGCGCCAGAAGTTCGACAAACGGAACAGCACCAACAGTGGCGATTATCCGGTCTCGCTGTCCGCTGGCCGGGAGCGGGACAGTTTCAACGGCGGCACGCCGAAAAGTTTTGCAAGGAGCGGCTCCGGAACACA